AGCAGACGCGCGCTCATGACGTGCCGTTCCCGTCATCGAATTCCATCGGGGCGAGGACGACTTCGGACAAGACATTGCCCATGAGGTTGTCTGCCGCCAGAGCCAGAGTGTTGGCACCGGCCTCAAGCCGACGATCGACGTGGGAGAGCAGCTCCGCAGCGTCAGTGAGCGCCTCAGCGGCAAAGTGGAGCCTGCCACTCGCACACAGGAAGCGGTCGTTTCGAAGACTCATCATGCGACCGCCTTCGGCTCACCGCGGGAGGCACCCGGTGCCTGGACTCCGAGCGCGCGGAGAGACCATGTGAGACGGGCCCGAATGCCCGAGTCGTCGATCCACGGGACCGCGATGATCCCGGTGAACTCGACCTGTGTGAACGGCGTGCCGGACTTGTTCTCCGGGGGAACCGGCTGCACCTTGGCGGCGACCTTCACCGACACCGCCTTGTCCTTCTTGCCGGCGTCCGGATCGGCGTCGAAGACGGACACGGTCCACAGCGGGAGGTTGGTCTCCTGGTCGATCGCTTGCGGCCGAGATCCGTCGGGGCGCGGGTTGGCGTTGAAGTCAGCCAGAGGCTCGAAGGCATCGACGATGTAGGCCCCGTGCGGGAAGACATCACGGTGGTTCATGGGGATTCGGCGCGGGATAGCCATCTCAGTTCTCCTGTCTAGGTTGCCTAGCCAAATCGGCTAGTGAAACCACCATGCCTAGGTTGGCTAGTCAAGTCAAGAGTGACGAACGAACTTTCCTAGGTTGGCTAGCGAAGTTGTGGGAGTCTGGGGGCATGAGCCTGGATCCCGATGACCCTCGCCCGCCGTACCAGCAGGTTGCGGGTGCGCTTCGTGCCGCGATCCTGACGCGCAAGATCGAGCCCGGTCAGAAGCTTCCGAGTCAGTCGGAACTCGCCACGACGTATGGCGTTGCCCGGATGACGATCCAGCAGGCGCTCCGGTTGCTGAAGGACGAAGGACTGACTGTTTCCCGCCAGGGGAGCGGTGTTTTCGCCAGGCACCGCACCGAGCGACCGATCGGCCTGCGACCACACATCGAGAACGCATTCGAGGCGGAAACGGTGCGGATCGACTTCTCGGGCTACACCGCGGAGACCCTCCACGGCATCCTGTCCGAGCCTCTCGACAAGGTGCGTGCAGGCCGACTCACGCCCAAGGCGATCCACGTGCGCCTGCTTCTGTCGGACATGGCCCGCCCTCTCGCGCTGCCCGTCCTCGAGAACAACGATCCGGCGGCCTCCAGTGCGGTGCGCGACCGAATGGCAGAGATCGGAGCACGTCACGCCGGCGCGATTCAAGCCTCAATCGAGGAGCTCGCTGACCTTGAGCTCGTACCCACCGCCACCGTCGAGGTGCGGGTTCACGGCTCTGCTCCGCTGTTCAAGGCGTACCTGATCAACGACACCGATGCGTTCTTCGGCTACTACCCCGTGGTGAAGCACGACGTTCGCATCGACGGCAAGAAGGCAACCATCCTCGACCCGATGGGCAAGGATGCGGTCCTCTTCCAGCACACCGACGACGGCGATCCTGACTCGACCGGTTCCCAGTTCGTGGCCCAGACCCGCGCATGGTTCGACAGCATCTGGAACACCATCGCCACCCCGGACTCATGATGTCGGCGATCGACCTTCTCTCACGGGCCCGGGCGTTCCTCCTGGACTTCGACGGGCCGATCGCTGCGCTGATGCCGTCGCCGGCGAATGAATTGGCCGCCCGGGAGGCCCGTCGACCACTTATGGGAGTCGACCTGCCGCTTGAGATCGAGAGCGCCAGCGATCACCTAGCGGTTCTGCGATGGGCTCGACTGAATGCCGACGACGCGACTTCACTTGCCGTGGAAGCGGCCTGCACGGAGGTCGAGATCGATGCAGCTGGGAAGTGCGATCCGAGTCCTACGGGTGCGCGCCTTTTCGAGTTGGCCTCGGAGCTGGACATTCCGATCGCGGTTGTCAGCAACAACTCGACGCTCTCAGTGCACGTGTTCCTTGACCGGGTGGGATGGCTGGACCAGGTCGACGTGCTGGCCTGTCGCACCCCTGAGACGGTCGACCTGATCAAGCCGAGCCCTCACTTGCTTCGAATTGCTGCTGATGCTCTTCGGATTCCTATCGAAGACACCGTCTTCGTCGGTGACTCGGTCAGCGACGTAATTGCCTCAAAGGCCGCTGGCTGCCCCGTTCTCGGCTTGGCGAAGAACGAGCGCCGGCGGATGGAGCTCGTCGGGGGCGGAGCGGATCAGGTGATCTCGCTCAATGCAGCCGCCTTCTGAAACGTCGGCCGACCGTGCACCTTTGGTTCTCGCGGGCTCGCGATCTGCGTGGGTCGCTGGGGAAACGGCCTTGAGATCTGCTCCGCAGACTCATGCGAACGGAACGCTACGGCCCGTCACGTCCAAGGCGCGCTTCTCCCTACATGCCCGCACGAAGTAGTCGGGGTACACCGCAGTTGACGGAGTGACGTGACTACTAGGTGGGCGGTACGGGCCGTACTTCGGCGCGAGCGATGGCACCCACTGGACCGCGGTGCCGTCGGGCCTAAGGAACCATTCACGGGCGTCGGAGTCGCGGGAATCAGGGTCCTTGGTATTGCGCCTGAATGCGAAACGCCACCCAAGAATATCTGTTTCGGTCCCACCGAAACGCTTCCGTGCCTGGCGTGCCTCTTCACGGGCCTTGGAATGCTTCCACATTTGAGCCAACTCGTGGCCGCTGACAGCACGAAGGCGAGTTCGACCGTTGTCAACGGAATCGTCGCCAGCCACGTAGTGCATCAGAT
This genomic interval from Nocardioides cavernaquae contains the following:
- a CDS encoding plasmid replication, integration and excision activator; the protein is MAIPRRIPMNHRDVFPHGAYIVDAFEPLADFNANPRPDGSRPQAIDQETNLPLWTVSVFDADPDAGKKDKAVSVKVAAKVQPVPPENKSGTPFTQVEFTGIIAVPWIDDSGIRARLTWSLRALGVQAPGASRGEPKAVA
- a CDS encoding GntR family transcriptional regulator — translated: MSLDPDDPRPPYQQVAGALRAAILTRKIEPGQKLPSQSELATTYGVARMTIQQALRLLKDEGLTVSRQGSGVFARHRTERPIGLRPHIENAFEAETVRIDFSGYTAETLHGILSEPLDKVRAGRLTPKAIHVRLLLSDMARPLALPVLENNDPAASSAVRDRMAEIGARHAGAIQASIEELADLELVPTATVEVRVHGSAPLFKAYLINDTDAFFGYYPVVKHDVRIDGKKATILDPMGKDAVLFQHTDDGDPDSTGSQFVAQTRAWFDSIWNTIATPDS
- a CDS encoding HAD family hydrolase, yielding MMSAIDLLSRARAFLLDFDGPIAALMPSPANELAAREARRPLMGVDLPLEIESASDHLAVLRWARLNADDATSLAVEAACTEVEIDAAGKCDPSPTGARLFELASELDIPIAVVSNNSTLSVHVFLDRVGWLDQVDVLACRTPETVDLIKPSPHLLRIAADALRIPIEDTVFVGDSVSDVIASKAAGCPVLGLAKNERRRMELVGGGADQVISLNAAAF